The following nucleotide sequence is from Leopardus geoffroyi isolate Oge1 chromosome D4, O.geoffroyi_Oge1_pat1.0, whole genome shotgun sequence.
GTGGCTGAATTGTAATCAACGAACAATCTAAGCATGTTGACTTTGGAAACCCTGAACTTCCCACCTGGGACACAGTACAGTGGCTTCTAGAGAGGCCAACACCTTCCCGCTCAGCTGGTTCAGGCTCCTGGCGAAACACCCCAGCCTAATGCGGGCAAGGTCTGGGTTCAGCCATCTTCGGGAGAAGGTAGCTTTCTTGGGGCCCCAGGGGACCCGGATGTAGCAGGGGTTTGACAGTGTGTCCCCCATGCTCCCCGCAGGGACGCTGGAGGTCCGTCTCCTGGGCTGTGAGCAGCTGCTGACAGCCGTGCCCGGACGCTCCCCGGCGGCTGTGCTGGCCGGGAGCCCCTCGCAGGGCTGGCTTCGGGCCCGGGCCAAGCAGCAGCGTGGCGGAGGAGAGCTGGCCAGTGAGTAGCAAGCTGCGGGGCGCTGGGGGCAGCGATGTATCTCTACTCCTCGCCTGCCCTGAgctccctctctggccctgcaGGTGAGGTGCTGGCTGTGCTGAAGGTGGACAATCGTGTCGTGGGCCAGACCGGCTGGGGGCCAGTGACCAAGCAGTCCTGGGACCAGACCTTTATTGTGCCCCTGGAGCGGGTGAGGCTGGCCCTGGTGCGGGCAGGGGTGACCTTAGGCCACGGAGCGGAAGGCTGGCCGAGTAGGGACGTGTGCCCCACTCCTCAACCTGGCCTCCCCGACGCAGGCCCGGGAGCTGGAGATTGGGGTTCACTGGCGGGACTGGAGGCAGCTGTGTGGCGTGGCCTTCCTGCGGCTGGAGGACTTCCTGGACAACGCTTGTCACCAGCTCTCCCTCAGTCTGGTGCCCCAGGGGCTGCTCTTTGCCCAGGTGCTCCCTACCCTGTCCCCTGACGACACGGGCCCTGGTTCCATCTGAGCTAGAAGGGCCTTCGAGACTATTTGATTCATCCACACATAGGAGTAGAAATTGAGGCCTGGAGGGAGGAGGTCTCCAAGAATTAAGGATTCCCAGCCCCTCTCCGAGGAGCGCGTGGGAGTCTAGAGGCTGCATCCTGGTCCTGACTTGCCTAGCCTCATGCATGGCCCTGGACAAGTGtctctcttctctgggcctcagtttccccactggtaCCAATGTGGACATTGAATCGATCCCTCTGGGCCCCTCTGGCTCTTGCATCATTGACGCTGAGGGCTTAGGCTGGGATCTTGGAGGCCGGGGAGATACCCTGGTGACAGATGGGGTAGGAGGGGACTGgtctccagccctgccctctgcccacgCAGGTGACCTTCTGTGACCCTGTCATTGAGAGGAGGCCCCGGCTGCAGAGGCAGAAACGCATTTTCTCTAAACGCAGAGGTGTGGACGGGAGAGGGCTGTGCAATTAGGGGGTAGGGCAGGGGCCCTCGGGGGgccgtgggactgagccccgcctTTTGTCCCAGGTCAGGACTTTTTGAGGGCTTCCCAGATGAATCTCAACATGGCAGCCTGGGGGCGCTTGGTCATGAACTTGCTGCCCCCCTGCAGCTCCCCAAGCACGATCAGCCCCCCCAGAGCGTGCCCCCAGACCCCAGCCACACCCCGGGGAGCTGCCGACCCTGCCTCGCCCAGGTGAGGAGCCCCCTCGCCGTGGCTGCCTGCTTCTCTGCCACGTCTGCCTCTCTTCAGGTGCAGCTGGTGTCTTTCTGTTCCCTCtgaccctctgtctgtctgtctcttggcATTGCTGTGTGTCCGTCCCCACAGCTCTTCCGTCTGCCTGTGCCCTGCCAGGTGTCTGCTTTCTCCACATAGTGATTTCCCACCCAAGAAGAGCCCCTTGGAAGAAGAGGTGAGGCCCCCACCCAAGCCCCCACGTCTCTACCTGCCCCGGGAGCCAACCCCCGAGGAGATACCGGTGAGAGGATGCTGGCAGTCCTGGGGGCTGCTGGGGTGGGGATGGCGGGGCTGGAGGGAAACAGGGAAGGAAGCCCTGCTCTGCTCTGAGCCCCTCTACCCTCATAGCGCACCAAACGCCCCCACATGGAGCCCAGGACTCGACTCGGGCCACCGCTTCCACCCTCAGCCACCAGGTACCCCCGTCGGGCTCACTTATGTGCTTGCGACATTTGTCTGCTCACTTGGGTGTTCGTGTGTCCATTCACACATCACCCGATGCTCCTTGCTCTCTGTTCTTACTCACTAAACCCGTGTTATTGAGCTCTAGCTGCATTCTGGAACTCTAGGAAGCCACTGTCCCtgaatccccccacccccaccccagcccctagGCTTTCCAGTCTTATTGGTGGGGACAGCCCAGGACCGGCCCTGGAGGGTTAGGAGCACCTCTTCATGGAGGCCCAGCTCTTATCCCAGGGGGAatcctgtgccctctctcttgcAGGAAACCCCCCCGCCTTCAGGACTTCCGTTGCTTGGCCGTGCTGGGCCGGGGACACTTCGGGAAGGTAGTGGGCTGACGAGGGTGCTATGGAAGGGGGTGAGCAGGCCCCAGCACCTTGGCTGGGGGGATGGTGTGATCCATGGGGCAGTGGGCGGGGAGCAGCAAAGGCTCCCCTGTGCTGTCCACCTGGAGCCCAAGCTGTCTCTGGTTCCCAGGTCCTCCTGGTCCAGTTCAAGGGGACGGGGAAATACTACGCCATCAAAGCGCTGAAGAAGCAGGAGGTGCTGAGCCGGGACGAGATGGAGAGGTGTGTAGTCGGGACAGTGGGCACCTAGCCCTGCAGGGGACCCCGGATGGCTGGCCTGGGCTAGTGGCACCAGAAGGCAGCTGAGTGCTCCAGGGGCTTTGAAGAGGTGACCCGCTGGGGCCGGTCCTGAGCTCTCTTTTTAGCACCTGCAGTTGTTAACTGTATGCTCTTGGGCAGGTCCGCTCTTCTCTCTGCCCGATACGTAGAAACCATCATTCTACCTGCCTGGCATTTTCATTGAAGACCCAGAGAAGCCAAGGGTGTTGTGCGGGTGGCAGGACGCAGCCAGCAGTGGTTTCTCTTCCCTCTAACACCCACCCCCGGCCCTCCGCAGCCTGTACTGCGAGAAACGCATCCTGGAGGCTGTGGGCCGCACAGGGCACCCCTTCCTGCTGTCCCTCCTCGCCTGCTTCCAGACCTCCAGCCACGCCTGCTTCGTGACAGAGTTTGCGCCCGGTGGTGACCTCATGATGCAGATCCATGAGGACGTCttccctgagccccaggcccGGTGGGTTCCCATCCCTCTTGTCTGCCTCTTCCATTGAGCCTTCCCTGGTTCCCTATGCCCTCTCCCTTCATCCTGCTTCCCCCAGGATACCCATCAGCAGAAGAGTGTGGAGTCAGGGAGGCCTTGGCTCAGATCCTTGGTTATCAACTGTCTTATCAGCTCCCATAGCATTGtgaccttgggcctcagtttatGTAGCTGTGAATGGGGCTAAAAATAACTCTTCCATAGGCTTGTGGAGTGGATGGACATAATGTGTATTAAATTGTTGGGCACAGGAACCAGTGAAGAGTAAGTGACTGGCAGCTGGAGTTCTTTCTTGCCCACCAGAACGCAGGCTCTGGAGTCTTAAGTCTGCCACGAGCTGTGTGACCCCCAGGTGCATCACTTACCTGGAGTCTCAGatcctcatttgaaaaatagaCATGATGACTCTCGACAGCAGGTGGCTGGGAGGATGTAGGAGGGTAAGGCATCAGAACACGTGGCATCATTCCTGGCACCATCGAAGAGCCCAGGAAGGGTAGGCTGTCAGTGGGCAACAACCTTGGGGCCACTGTCCAGAGAAACACCCATTCTCCCTACCCGCTACCCCTGGCATCAGGCTCTAGTCTGAGCTGACTAGAGCTGGGACATCTAGGGATGCCCAGGCCGTGGCCATCCTGGTGCCTCCCtgcacttccccccccccccccccccccccccgtcctgaCCCTGAACTACCCCCTACACCACCCATAGGTTCTACCTGGCCTGTGTGGTCCTCGGGTTACAGTTCTTACACGAGAAGAAAATCATTTACAGGTAACTTGCCCTGGGGGTGCTGGGGCTGGAGGTAGGTGAAGGAGCAGAGGCTGCCCTCCTCCTGTGATACTCCCGGGCCCCTTTGATCTGTCCCCCTCACCCTCAGAGACCTTAAGTTGGACAACCTTCTGCTGGACGCCCAGGGTTTCCTGAAGATCGCGGACTTCGGGCTGTGTAAGGAAGGTGGGTGCCTCCTGTCCAGGATCCCATGTCCTCCAGCCTTGCTTGCCCAGCTCAGGCCAGCAGGGTAGTGGGCAAGTGGCCTTCGCCTCTCACCCCAGCCCGCATTCCAGGGACCGGCTGGACACACTGGTTCTTCCTTCCCAGCCCTAGAGACTCTTAAAGAGCCCCAGCGCACCCTTAGCCAGGGGAGAGCGTGTACTCAGGATGGGAGAGGGCATCGGGTTCTCCCTTCTTTGTGAGCTTGGCAAAGGCTCTGCTTCCTCCCGTGAGAtggcgtaaaaaaaaaaaaactgtcctcaCCTCCAAGAGCTCGGGGCAGGGCTTGGCTTGACCTTCGGTGCCTGAGGTCGTAAGAGTTGGCTGTTGATTCTTACAACTGAAGTTATATGGATGAGACACGTCGGGCTGGCATCAGTGTGGATGCTGGTTTGCAGGGATCGGCTTTGGGGACCGGACAAGCACCTTCTGCGGCACCCCGGAGTTCCTCGCCCCGGAAGTGCTGACCCAGGAGGCCTACACACGGGCTGTGGACTGGTGGGGGTTGGGTGTGCTGCTCTATGAGATGCTGGTGGGCGAGGTGAGCACTGGACCCCGGCTGCTGGGGCCTCTAGGTtggggcagggtggaggtggcTCTTGCAGCCTGCTGAGCCCCCTTCCCCATAGTGTCCATTCCCCGGGGACACTGAGGAGGAGGTATTTGACTGCATCGTCAATGCGGACGCCCCGTATCCCCGCTTTCTGTCGGTgcaagggcttgaactcattcaGAAGGTAATCactgcagggctgggctgggctgggctgaacgGCTGCCCCGTCACCACCCACTCTCTCGGGGCCTCTGTGGTCCAGCTCACTTGGGATGCCTGGGCAGGCGGGCAGTGCCTGGGCGTGATGCCCTCCGTGAACCCCAGTCCTCTTGCCCAGCTCCTCCAGAAGTGCCCGGAGCAGCGCCTCGGGGCGGGTGAGCGGGATGCTGAGGAGATCAAGACCCAGCCTTTCTTCAGGGTGAGTGTTCCCGGGTGCCTGGCACAGTGGGAGGTGTCGCCTGGCCACGCGGGCCGTTGTTCCGTTGTCTCAGGCAGCTCTGCCCTCGCCCCCAGACCACCGACTGGCAGGCCCTGCTCGCCCGCACCGTTCAGCCCCCCTTCCTGCCTACCCTCCGTGGCCCTACGGACCTGCGTTACTTCGAGGGCGAGTTTACGGGGCTGCCGCCGGCCCTGACCCCGCCTGACCCCCGTAGCCCCCTGACAGCCCGCCAGCAGGCTGCCTTCCGGGACTTCGACTTTGTGTCAGAGGGATTCCTGGGGCCCTGACGGCCTCTCTGGTGTGTCTGCCCCGTCTGCCCAGCCGTCTGCCCCAGAGGCCCAGGCCTTGCCAGGTATCGGTGGGCACTGGGCCTCGAAGTGGCAGCTGCAGAGCTGCTGTGGGGGGCTTCGCTCAGTCACTGGGcagggtcccctcccctcccgcccccgcctccTGGGAGGCCTGGACCAGAAAGGGCGGCACAGCAAGGAggagtttggtttggttttttaatatttgatttgcTTTACGGATGATTAAACTTATAAAACTGTGCAATGGAGGCATCCTGGctttggggggcagggtgggggggtctCGGAAGCCCAGGACGCTTGTGCCCGAGCCCCCCACGggtcctctgcctcctctccttccttcagaGGGCAGGACTGCCTATTGTGGCAGGAGCTCTGTCATTTCAGCTCTGCTCTGAGGCCTGGGAGGAGCGGGGGAGAATGAAGAACCCCAGGCCCTCTGAACGCCGACCCCAGCTGGGggcagcccctctggttttcaggCACAAGATGGTGGCCTTGCCTCCAGCAACCCTACACCGCCTGgctgctgccctcctccccctcctcctccccctcggCCCACAGGGTCTCCCAGGACCCTGAGGGCCATCCGCAGAAGAAGTGGGCCAGGTTGCGGGTCAGGCCACGGTCGAAGGGGTTGCCGGGGCGCTGGCGGAGGTAGGCGATGCGGTGCGAGGAGATGAACTCCCAGGTGGTGGTGTTGCTGGCCACCAGGTAGAGGTGCGAGGCGAGGAGCAGGCCCGCcaccaaagagaagagagagagcagcaggaaGGTGGCCAACAGCAGCCCGCTGGACCGCAGCCAGAGCCCCCAGGGCTGGAAGAAACGGAGGCCAGACCTGCAGGGCAGGAACAGAGATGGAGACCAAGGccgggggagggcgggggtgcCCCGGGGAGCCCCTCCAGGCAGGCCGTTTGGGGGAAGGCCCGAGGCCCCCGAAGGGGCACCTTGTAGGGGCATgctgcccgccctccccccatGCCCAGGCCGGCCGTGGAACCCACCATGCCAGGTACAGGCCCCACAGAAGCACCACCAGCTGCAGCGCCAGGTAGGCCACGAAGAGCGGGTGGTTGCGCTCCCCCACGCAGTTCTCCATCCAGGGGCAGTGGTGGTCGTAGCGGCGGACGCAGCGACGGCACTCACGGCAGTGCCGGGCCCGCAGGGGCTGCTGTGGGCACAAAGGGAGGCGGGCTCAGTGCCAGCTCCCCTCTGGGCCCACGACTGAGGGGAGTGATGAGGccacagagggggtgggggggagagaggcaggaggtcAAGGAGTCTCAACCTTGCCCCTGCGCCCTCCCGTAGAGGTCCCTGGTCACCCACCAGCACCAGGCAGTATCTGCAGCGCCGAAGGGGGATGGCTTGAGGAACCATGGCTGTCTGCTCCTCCTTGACCTCCTCCTGCAAATGGGGGACAGGGTATTAGGTTGGGAGGGAGAGGGCACTGGTGGGCGTTTCCCTGGGGGGCTAGCTTAGCCCTGGGTATGCACGCGGGGCCCATCCCCAGTGTAATGGAGGCGGTAGGGTGGGACAGAGTGCCCTGGCCCGAGTGAAGCTGTGACCTCTGTCACAGTTGTTTCGCTGGGCCTTGGCGGTTTCCTCATTGGAGGATGGGGGTTGCAGGGCTGCTAAGAGGATTCATGGAGATGCCCCAGGAAAGCCCTCTGCATAGATCCTGGCATGAGACTGTTACAGGGGCCTTGGGTATCCTATTGGTGGGAGGAAGGGTTCAGGCTCCCAGGGGCCCCCCTGGTTACCTGTGGCTGGGGCTGGACATTCACATAGCCCGGGTCCATGAGCGACACGGCCAGGTAGAGCAGCAGGGAACCCAGCACGAGGAGCAGGAAGGTAAGGGGCAGGAGTAGCTCCCCCTGCTCTTCCCACTGCCGCAGTGCTGGAGAGGCCGGAGAAGGAGAGTGAGGCCGGGGCCGGAGCTGAACAGGAGGCCATGTGTAGGGGTGTATCTGGAGGTGGGGAGTATGTCCCTGGCTGAGCAAAGGCCTGGAGATGGGGTGTAATGAGTGGTCAAGTGTGGCCACTGCATAGAGTACAGGAGGGAGAAGTCTGGGCCCagcactccctcccccccatccccaccaaaaaaaaaaaagttcatttgcaTTCTATCTGTAGGACAGTAGGGAACCATGGAAGGTTATAGGGTCAGATCTGTTTCTGAAAACCCTCCTGCTGCTGGAGGAAAGATGGAtaggggagcagggggaggcctggggcagagcctatccaggagggagaggagggtagcCAGACAAGGGCACTGGCAGGAGGAGTGGAGACAAAGGGCTGGATAGATAAGGGGTAAGGGAGTGAAGGGGCCAGACTTGAtgtaggggagagggaagagggatcCCTGACTTTGGCTCCATGATAGGGAGAGACCAGCTAGGTTTGATATGCCcatgagatagagacagaggagggcagggccaggaaggGTCCAACTCATGGAAGTAAATGAAGATttcaggggtgggaggcagggggaggtgaAGAGGGAGGGGCATTTAGATAACAGTGTGGACAGCTCTGGTGTCCCTTGGTTGTgaaaaggagcagagaaggaaagcagggttgcagggcggggtggggcgggtcCTTTCTGATGAGGAGACTGAGTAGGTGTTTAGGCTGAAGGGTGAAAGCGGTAGAGGAGACTTAAGAAGGTCTTGGGAGGAAAGTGACAACACCCACAGCCCAGGAGTTGAGGCTGGAGCAAGGAGGGAGGAGCGGGGCTTCCCAGAGTGGCAGTGAGGGTGAGAAGTTGGGCCGGAGGCAGCCTGCCAGGTAAGGAGGGGAAGGATGTTCGTGGGGGTGGGTCAGTGAGGTGGACGAGGACTACAGGGCAAGAAGTGAGGGTGGGGAAATGCGGGACAGGCCGCccccctctgtcttctcttgtcCTGGAAGGTGGGGAGCCTGGACTTGGGCAGCTAGTGGCCATGGGGATGGGCAGGATGCCAGTTCTTGATCTACTTGATCCTCGGAATCTTACGGAGGGACGTTATCCTGGGAAGGACCGGGTGGGTCTCGGGATCAGGGGAGATGGGGGCTCAAGTCCGTCGCGGGATCTGGTGGGCACCGGTTGGGTCCTGGGATAGACAGGGCATCTGGCAGGGATCAGGAAGATGCTGGGATTAATTAGGGATCAACTGGGTATTAGGCAGAAAGCAGGTGGCTCTTGGAATGACAGATGGAGAAGAGGCTCAGGAGCCGGCGGAAGTCGGGTGAATCCCAGGATTTCTGGGGCTTCAGCAGGGAATCCAGTGAGACCCAAACGTCTGGGGAATCACGCGGGATAGGGTGGGGCGGGGTCGCGCGGGGTCCGGCTCACCGGTATCGTGCAGGAAGAGCACCAGCGTGATCCCCCAGGTCAGCACAGTATGCCCGCTCCGCACCAGGACCCCAGGGCTGAGGAGCGCCCAGGGAGCCATCTCCTCCGCCCGGGGCCCCACCCGGAAGAAGCGCCGGGAGGGGCGGGCCCTTTGGGGGAGAGAGGCCGCGGCTACTCGCGGATTGGTGAGTCCTGGAGGTGGGCGGGGCCTGATTGGGTCGGGGAGGCTGCCTATTGGATAGCAGCTGCGGCCGAGGAGGCCCTCGAGCCAACAGGTGCCTGAAGAGGTTGAGGGCGGGGCCGGCGCGCGCGCAGCTGGTaactcccccaaccccagcccccaccagccaGGTAACTTTCGAAAGCGGAGGAGCAGGCGCGAGCCCTGACCCCGCCCCCTCGGGCTCTCACCCCGCCCGCCCCTAACCCGTGGCCTCGCGCATGCGTGCACCCCCCGGGGTGCCTCTGCTCAAGGTGTTCGGTGCGACTCCAGGTTGCAGGATTGTGCCGGTTTCGAAGACATGACTGAGTTCTCTAGAGGGGCAGGACTAGCCCTAGGTTGCTCTGGTGACACCCTTACCtccttgcttttcatttttagatattgcaaatgggggcgcctgctggctcagtgggttaagcctctgacttccactcaggtcatggtatcacgttgtgggttccagccccacgtggggctgtgtgctgacagctcagagcctggagcctgctttgccttctgtctgtctctctctctctgcccctgccctgcttgtgctcgctgtctctcaagaataaatagtcATCCGTGGTGCAGATCCTGGGTAGAAGGGGCGAAGTGGAGTCAGAAATACCAGCACAGAGGTGGTGTGAACTCGGGCAAGTTACCGAGCCACTCTGAGCTCTGTTTTCTGTCTATATAGTGGGGATTGATAGTAGCACCCCCCTGCTAAGGTggttgggaggattaaataatgcaaataaagtgTCTAGCACTGACCTCTCCCCTGCTATAAGCCAACACCTCGCCCTGCCAGAAGGACTTGCCCAacaggaggcttcaggctcttcTGAGAGGAAACCTCATCAGCATTCACTGTTCACACGCCTTCAACTGGGTCCCCAGGGCATTCCCGGTGCTGCCCTGCCTTTTCCACCCACACCTCTCATGGATACCAACATCCACCTTCTTTCTCCAACAGATCCTACACAGTATGCTCTTCTGACATCTGCTGTTTTGTCAGCTCAGCACCCCTTTTTCTGTTGGGGCACTGACTCTTCCCCATTCCACGTGGTTCTGGAGAAACTGTGTCCCACACTCCACAGGTTGATAGGAGACGTAGGCATGTGACTAGAGGGCCCAACTTGGTTCCCTATCTTAATGTCCCCAGTGATTGGTTCTAGGTGGCGGACATGTGACTCAGCAGGGCCAATCAGGATCATTCTATGAGAGTACTGTATAAATGCTGAGAAATGGGCATTCTTCTGGATCTCAGGCTTGAAGAATAGGCTATAAGGGCAACTGGCAGCTGTCTTTACACTATGTGGAGACAGACTGTGGCAGGAGAATGAAGCCACCTTATAGAGACATAGAGATAAGCAGTAAcgaaagagggagtgagagacaTCTTAGCAACATTGACTGGGTCCAGCTGTTCCTGAAGCTGAGATTAACTCTAGGTCCCCAGTTGCATCAGTGAATTCCCTCCCACCTTTGACTAGCCTGGGTAGGTATTTGAGTCGTGTGACTTTCACGTGTAAGTCAATCTTGGTTACTGCAACGGGTGAGTTAGTGTGCTGAGTGGAAACAATCCTGAAGCTTCCAggagtcaggccctgtgctggtgtcagagacagacaaagtcGGACACTAAAGTGGTAAGGACAGATTTTATCAGTAATATGTTATTGCTGTGTGAACTGAATGCGGCTCTGAACTCCCAGGTGACGGGGTGTTTTAAAGGGAGCACgagggagtggagagagggaaCAGCAGTGGCTTGAACAGATTGGGggaagtgaaaaattacaaaggGTTGCTCAGTGTAAATGCTGATTAGGCCAGCTGTGTGTGCTAGCTGGCAATAATTGAAGTTCGGTGCCTGTCCTCCCACACGGACCAGGAAACGGGGGCCTGATCCTTCCTGAGCATTATACTTTGAAGGCCAAACATTCCTTTGAAGGAATGGCTTTCAGGTCTCCTGAGTTGTAGATGATACAAATACATTTCAAAGGAACAGAAGAATTCGCAACCGTAGGCCCTTTTTAGTAAATGCTCTAAGACGGGGTGTGTGGGGGCTAAAACAAGGAGGGCCGGGGTCATCTTAGGGCTGCGGCCTTGAGCTATCAGAAACTATGTTAGCTCTTCTGTCCCTGCAGTACTGTTGTCCTGCTAACTCCAGTCTCCCCAGGGCCCCCCTCCACTCCTACCAGCCCACAAGGGGcaccctctctgctccctgctccctgtaAGCCGGGGCATAATCTCACACATAACATTGTCTCTACAATCAGATGCAACCACCCTGGGCAGGGGCCCTGTTGGGCTGTTGCCAGCTGTACCCCAGTGTCAGTCggcatgggggcagggagagaacgCAGAGGAGGCAGGAACTTCAGCCCGATCTGCCACCTGTCCCCAGGCTGCAGCTGACAGGGCCTCCAGGCCGGGCACACAGATCGACCCGATGTACCCTCCCTGTTGCAGGTCCCTTCGCTAGGCCCAGTGCCCAGACTGGCCACAGCCCCTCTCCGGACCCCGTCCCTTCTGCAAAAACGACACTCTGCTCTTCTCCACTTtgcacaaaaatgtatttctgtgaCATCCCAAAGTACAGACATTTACTCAGGCCCCAGGTGGTAAAGCAATGCAATGTGAGCTCTGCCCAGGGTCTGGCTCAGGCCATGTGAgcatggagggaggggcagaagtggCCTGTTTGCCAAGCTGGGGGAGCGCGGGGCGGCCGGCCCCTTCCCAGGGCTGGCAGGGACAGACTTCAGGGGAGGCCGGTGCCTCTCCCGGGGGCTGCTCATCCAGCCTGTCCTGCCTGGAGGCAGAAATGCTAGAAGAATCCAAGAACAggcccagggaaggaggaaggaagaaaggtcatcCCCAAAGGGAAGCCTGCAGAGTCGGCCCTGCTCCCCCAGCGCCTTGTTCTGGAAGGGCATCCTTACCACTGCCTGTCTCACGAGAAGCAATTCGGAGTTACATCAAGGGAGGACCACAAGATATTTCGAGATACATTTGCGGCTCACAC
It contains:
- the PKN3 gene encoding serine/threonine-protein kinase N3 isoform X3, whose amino-acid sequence is MGGDRRWDRLGSPRVSIWPRSTSCKSGADQQPPEDEKEMIRRAIQKELKIKEGVENLRRVATDRRHLGHVQQLLRASNRRLEQLHGELRALHARILLPGPGLAEPATTGPQPPAEQPRARHLEALQRQLQVELKVKQGAENMTHTYASGTPKERKLLAAAQQMLRDSQLKVALLRMKISSLEASGSPEPGEALRSGAGQGRAGRGLGADRLLPGPELLAEELRHRLRIEAAVAEGAKNVVKLLGTRRTQDRKALAEAQAQLQESSQKLDLLRLALEQLLEGLPPAHPLRGRVARELRTAVSGKPQPSGVLVKPTAVTGTLEVRLLGCEQLLTAVPGRSPAAVLAGSPSQGWLRARAKQQRGGGELASEVLAVLKVDNRVVGQTGWGPVTKQSWDQTFIVPLERARELEIGVHWRDWRQLCGVAFLRLEDFLDNACHQLSLSLVPQGLLFAQVTFCDPVIERRPRLQRQKRIFSKRRGQDFLRASQMNLNMAAWGRLVMNLLPPCSSPSTISPPRACPQTPATPRGAADPASPSDFPPKKSPLEEEVRPPPKPPRLYLPREPTPEEIPRTKRPHMEPRTRLGPPLPPSATRKPPRLQDFRCLAVLGRGHFGKVLLVQFKGTGKYYAIKALKKQEVLSRDEMESLYCEKRILEAVGRTGHPFLLSLLACFQTSSHACFVTEFAPGGDLMMQIHEDVFPEPQARFYLACVVLGLQFLHEKKIIYRDLKLDNLLLDAQGFLKIADFGLCKEGIGFGDRTSTFCGTPEFLAPEVLTQEAYTRAVDWWGLGVLLYEMLVGECPFPGDTEEEVFDCIVNADAPYPRFLSVQGLELIQKLLQKCPEQRLGAGERDAEEIKTQPFFRTTDWQALLARTVQPPFLPTLRGPTDLRYFEGEFTGLPPALTPPDPRSPLTARQQAAFRDFDFVSEGFLGP
- the PKN3 gene encoding serine/threonine-protein kinase N3 isoform X6 gives rise to the protein MGGDRRWDRLGSPRVSIWPRSTSCKSGADQQPPEDEKEMIRRAIQKELKIKEGVENLRRVATDRRHLGHVQQLLRASNRRLEQLHGELRALHARILLPGPGLAEPATTGPQPPAEQPRARHLEALQRQLQVELKVKQGAENMTHTYASGTPKERKLLAAAQQMLRDSQLKVALLRMKISSLEASGSPEPGEALRSGAGQGRAGRGLGADRLLPGPELLAEELRHRLRIEAAVAEGAKNVVKLLGTRRTQDRKALAEAQAQLQESSQKLDLLRLALEQLLEGLPPAHPLRGRVARELRTAVSGKPQPSGVLVKPTAVTGTLEVRLLGCEQLLTAVPGRSPAAVLAGSPSQGWLRARAKQQRGGGELASEVLAVLKVDNRVVGQTGWGPVTKQSWDQTFIVPLERARELEIGVHWRDWRQLCGVAFLRLEDFLDNACHQLSLSLVPQGLLFAQVTFCDPVIERRPRLQRQKRIFSKRRGQDFLRASQMNLNMAAWGRLVMNLLPPCSSPSTISPPRACPQTPATPRGAADPASPSSSVCLCPARCLLSPHSDFPPKKSPLEEERTKRPHMEPRTRLGPPLPPSATRKPPRLQDFRCLAVLGRGHFGKVLLVQFKGTGKYYAIKALKKQEVLSRDEMESLYCEKRILEAVGRTGHPFLLSLLACFQTSSHACFVTEFAPGGDLMMQIHEDVFPEPQARFYLACVVLGLQFLHEKKIIYRDLKLDNLLLDAQGFLKIADFGLCKEGIGFGDRTSTFCGTPEFLAPEVLTQEAYTRAVDWWGLGVLLYEMLVGECPFPGDTEEEVFDCIVNADAPYPRFLSVQGLELIQKLLQKCPEQRLGAGERDAEEIKTQPFFRTTDWQALLARTVQPPFLPTLRGPTDLRYFEGEFTGLPPALTPPDPRSPLTARQQAAFRDFDFVSEGFLGP
- the PKN3 gene encoding serine/threonine-protein kinase N3 isoform X10 — encoded protein: MGGDRRWDRLGSPRVSIWPRSTSCKSGADQQPPEDEKEMIRRAIQKELKIKEGVENLRRVATDRRHLGHVQQLLRASNRRLEQLHGELRALHARILLPGPGLAEPATTGPQPPAEQPRARHLEALQRQLQVELKVKQGAENMTHTYASGTPKERKLLAAAQQMLRDSQLKVALLRMKISSLEASGSPEPGPELLAEELRHRLRIEAAVAEGAKNVVKLLGTRRTQDRKALAEAQAQLQESSQKLDLLRLALEQLLEGLPPAHPLRGRVARELRTAVSGKPQPSGVLVKPTAVTGTLEVRLLGCEQLLTAVPGRSPAAVLAGSPSQGWLRARAKQQRGGGELASEVLAVLKVDNRVVGQTGWGPVTKQSWDQTFIVPLERARELEIGVHWRDWRQLCGVAFLRLEDFLDNACHQLSLSLVPQGLLFAQVTFCDPVIERRPRLQRQKRIFSKRRGQDFLRASQMNLNMAAWGRLVMNLLPPCSSPSTISPPRACPQTPATPRGAADPASPRCLLSPHSDFPPKKSPLEEEVRPPPKPPRLYLPREPTPEEIPRTKRPHMEPRTRLGPPLPPSATRKPPRLQDFRCLAVLGRGHFGKVLLVQFKGTGKYYAIKALKKQEVLSRDEMESLYCEKRILEAVGRTGHPFLLSLLACFQTSSHACFVTEFAPGGDLMMQIHEDVFPEPQARFYLACVVLGLQFLHEKKIIYRDLKLDNLLLDAQGFLKIADFGLCKEGIGFGDRTSTFCGTPEFLAPEVLTQEAYTRAVDWWGLGVLLYEMLVGECPFPGDTEEEVFDCIVNADAPYPRFLSVQGLELIQKLLQKCPEQRLGAGERDAEEIKTQPFFRTTDWQALLARTVQPPFLPTLRGPTDLRYFEGEFTGLPPALTPPDPRSPLTARQQAAFRDFDFVSEGFLGP